One genomic window of Elaeis guineensis isolate ETL-2024a chromosome 2, EG11, whole genome shotgun sequence includes the following:
- the LOC140855285 gene encoding uncharacterized protein → MVQKQGIPPLSPNQQRCLEYLKSFFKNIFSQVLKAIVFLLPFIGKFNEIRQKKTENTFAYRVMHELVSKTKWWQFKSDGKKPAKEANDVPKPKKQIEATPVLIAAKRGVIEMVKEILKTNPLAIDETNSDGKNIVLLAAEYGQTDIYKYMFKREGMLSSFGMVDKEGNSALHLAAKSVQKRHWSIPGAAFQMQAEVKWYKVWLFPYSSDIPTLSLHLNMREIGGRPTTHALAWIFMKVYVEKSVRPRFFALYNSEGKLAQKIFTNSHKELMKDARDWLIGTSESCSVVAALVAAVAYTSATSVPGGNDSTGIPMFEGQRAFQVFAMSSLIALCSSVTALVFFLSIVTSRFHAFDFETALPTKLIGGMTTLFVSIAANLISFCAGYFYVIHNELESGLYILYAALSFPVMAFFLTSQVRLYVDLIKASFTREPERSEKRHYF, encoded by the exons ATGGTACAAAAACAAGGCATTCCTCCTCTCTCACCAAATCAGCAAAGATGTCTCGAATATCTCAAATCATTCTTCAAGAACATCTTCAGTCAAGTTCTTAAAGCAATTGTCTTCCTACTTCCTTTCATAG GCAAGTTCAACGAAATCAGACAGAAGAAGACAGAGAACACATTTGCATATCGGGTCATGCATGAACTTGTTTCGAAAACCAAATGGTGGCAATTTAAAAGCGATGGCAAGAAACCGGCCAAGGAAGCAAATGATGTTCCAAAACCGAAAAAGCAAATTGAAG CTACACCAGTTCTAATAGCAGCAAAGAGAGGTGTAATAGAGATGGTGAAGGAAATTCTAAAGACCAATCCATTGGCCATTGATGAAACGAATTCAGATGGGAAGAACATTGTTCTCTTAGCAGCGGAGTACGGACAGACCGACATTTATAAATATATGTTCAAAAGGGAAGGAATGTTGTCTTCGTTTGGAATGGTGGATAAAGAAGGGAACAGCGCTCTGCATTTGGCTGCCAAATCCGTCCAAAAGCGGCATTGGAGTATCCCAGGAGCAGCTTTTCAAATGCAAGCGGAAGTCAAGTGGTACAAGGTTTGGCTCTTCCCCTACTCATCGGACATTCCAACCCTTTCGCTTCACTTAAACATGAGAGAGATAGGGGGGAGGCCCACTACACATGCTCTTGCATGGATATTTATGAAAGTG TATGTCGAGAAATCCGTGAGACCCCGCTTCTTCGCGCTTTACAACTCAGAGGGCAAGCTTGCCCAGAAGATCTTCACCAACAGTCACAAGGAACTGATGAAGGACGCTCGGGATTGGCTTATCGGCACCTCAGAGTCATGCTCTGTGGTCGCCGCCCTCGTCGCCGCGGTAGCCTACACCTCCGCCACCAGCGTGCCGGGAGGCAATGACAGCACAGGTATTCCCATGTTCGAGGGCCAGCGCGCCTTCCAGGTCTTCGCCATGTCGTCCCTCATCGCCCTTTGCTCCTCAGTGACGGCTCTCGTCTTTTTCCTCTCTATCGTCACCTCGCGCTTCCACGCGTTCGATTTCGAGACCGCACTCCCAACGAAGCTGATAGGAGGTATGACCACCCTCTTCGTGTCGATCGCCGCCAACCTCATCTCCTTCTGTGCCGGCTATTTCTACGTCATCCACAACGAGCTCGAGTCTGGGTTGTACATCTTATATGCGGCCCTGAGCTTCCCCGTGATGGCATTCTTCCTTACGTCGCAGGTGCGTCTCTATGTTGATCTCATAAAGGCCTCGTTTACCAGGGAGCCGGAACGATCTGAAAAGCGGCATTACTTCTAA